In a single window of the Raphanus sativus cultivar WK10039 chromosome 9, ASM80110v3, whole genome shotgun sequence genome:
- the LOC130499853 gene encoding uncharacterized protein LOC130499853: protein MKVLLFMLPRIWQVEERVVGTDLGMGRFQFVFQEEEDIAEVLKMEPFHFDYWMVSLVRWKPVLEVHYPSRIIFWVRVMDIPLQFRAAQTFRSVGEAIGEVQGEVDLREGRVRVELDGFKPLVFSMAVEFEEGVEIMVSLRYEKLFGFCRECFCMTHDQSRCPKLQEEVETMDNEKCVKTEAGQQASSYKGAVTNGNGLEGASRDGQQHRAPLRSGNKGKGIARERPGPYKQAGTYQAYKERLPRGYGDGSSFRGRHYGNHDRRNVTQYSRNGEDGHQKLMMDAFKGVSRSSSQVVSQTSGVKKSGETPKACKALLFNEDTVPEVSKEEEVVEVLKKEQKELANVQAKRVPEGMFVQGTEETDETDSNPLDDANLMVEGAILSDSDLLVDVEEEEYKEWEQGEITDFMEEEDVMVHDKEAAWDKVDTEQEAAADAMGEEERDNNDESLEKAPKKKGGRPGPLAVGGSTKMRLVQNLVSPRKKNAAKIGGKTGDKGAGASKKATMKPKTSE, encoded by the coding sequence ATGAAGGTTCTCCTGTTCATGTTACCGCGGATTTGGCAAGTTGAGGAGCGTGTGGTAGGAACGGACCTGGGAATGGGGCGTTTCCAATTCGTATTCCAGGAGGAGGAAGATATCGCTGAGGTTCTCAAGATGGAGCCTTTCCATTTTGACTACTGGATGGTGTCGCTGGTGAGATGGAAGCCGGTTCTGGAAGTCCATTACCCATCAAGAATCATTTTTTGGGTTAGAGTCATGGATATCCCTCTGCAGTTTAGGGCTGCACAAACCTTCAGGAGCGTGGGAGAGGCTATCGGGGAAGTTCAAGGGGAGGTGGATTTACGAGAAGGCAGAGTTCGAGTAGAACTTGATGGTTTCAAACCACTGGTGTTCTCTATGGCAGTTGAGTTTGAGGAAGGGGTGGAGATAATGGTATCCCTGAGATATGAAAAATTATTTGGGTTCTGCAGAGAATGCTTCTGCATGACACACGATCAGTCTCGGTGTCCTAAGCTGCAGGAAGAGGTGGAGACTATGGATAATGAGAAATGCGTCAAAACGGAGGCAGGACAACAAGCGTCAAGCTATAAAGGGGCTGTCACAAATGGCAATGGACTTGAGGGCGCTAGCAGAGATGGTCAACAACACAGAGCTCCACTAAGGAGTGGTAATAAGGGCAAGGGTATTGCCAGGGAGAGACCGGGGCCTTACAAGCAGGCAGGGACCTATCAGGCGTATAAAGAAAGACTGCCCAGAGGTTATGGAGATGGGTCTTCGTTCAGAGGGAGACACTATGGTAATCATGATAGGAGGAACGTGACTCAGTATTCACGTAATGGCGAGGATGGTCACCAAAAATTGATGATGGACGCTTTTAAAGGTGTGAGCCGTTCCTCATCTCAGGTTGTTTCCCAAACTAGTGGTGTAAAGAAAAGTGGCGAAACTCCTAAAGCTTGCAAGGCACTCCTATTCAATGAGGATACAGTGCCTGAGGTGTCAAAGGAGGAGGAAGTGGTAGAGGTGCTAAAGAAGGAGCAGAAGGAGTTGGCAAATGTTCAAGCTAAACGAGTGCCAGAAGGGATGTTCGTACAAGGCACAGAGGAGACAGATGAGACTGATTCGAACCCTCTGGATGATGCGAACCTCATGGTAGAGGGAGCTATTCTCTCGGACTCTGACCTTCTTGTGGATGTTGAGGAGGAAGAGTATAAGGAATGGGAACAAGGTGAGATAACAGATTTCATGGAAGAGGAAGATGTGATGGTGCACGATAAGGAAGCAGCATGGGATAAAGTGGATACCGAACAGGAAGCTGCGGCTGATGCGATGGGGGAAGAAGAGCGTGACAACAATGATGAGAGCTTGGAGAAGGCACCAAAAAAGAAAGGAGGAAGACCAGGACCACTCGCGGTTGGAGGATCGACAAAGATGCGTTTAGTTCAGAATCTGGTATCACCTCGCAAGAAGAACGCGGCAAAGATAGGAGGGAAGACTGGCGACAAGGGTGCGGGGGCGTCGAAGAAGGCCACCATGAAGCCAAAGACATCTGAGTAA